One Halomonas sp. M4R1S46 genomic window carries:
- a CDS encoding DNA translocase FtsK — translation MTAKKKSAPHSRAANAKETARRFGLRLQGSAREGVVILLLAACVFLLLALYSFRPEDPGWSRSGPETEVANWMGAFGAWLADVLYSLFGVSALWWPGMLGFAAWWLIRSRQVHLEWDATALAVRCGGLVLLLLGTTTLGALHFYHPESTLPYAAGGILGEGLVGALLPLVGSGGTSLLALAAILCGVPLFTGLSWLTVMDELGRLALLAWRWVAERFAFRRETEAEAVEEPAPRREAAPQPAEEPAGEPDQALRPAWWRRLLPGRAESVVPALQAAGGRRDPGFGDDGKTEIPWDVPERTPSAKRPEAAYTAREPKVSLEPSVSLGAATGVSPSRETPSAARRDTPEPLRATRDEPEPAEAPSSSATAPRASAFVTPKAPPSADPAPREPSLSARDERPSPAPTGPDEPRAEARPAATGAEGSESEPTDEDAGAPHPPGTPRRVPEVVHEPILPDDDDAPLPPWQAGAQPAPAEPASPRPAPPERASRPGTPPPVEEPPAADDDAARQATAEQAREAADDDDGPTLWTVEHLQNQRPEMEAFADPEGELPSLRLLTPPQSHQPNYTDQQLAEMAELLEVRLREYGVKAEVVDTWPGPVITRFEIKPAAGVKVSKISNLAKDLARSLMVKSVRVVEVIPGRPTVGIEIPNPHRAMIRLREVIDSDRYQHEASALTLALGQDIGGGPVVANLGKMPHLLVAGTTGSGKSVGVNAMLISMLLKAKPDEVRMIMVDPKMLELSVYDGIPHLLAPVVTDMKEAANALRWCVAEMERRYKLMAAMGVRNIAGFNAKLDEADRAGAQVADPLWEPQPWEMHQAPPVLEKLPYIVVVIDEFADMFMIVGKKVEELIARLAQKARAAGIHLILATQRPSVDVVTGLIKANIPTRMAFQVSSRVDSRTILDQGGAENLLGHGDMLYLPAGSGMPTRVHGAFVDDDEVHRVVEDWKRRGEPEYIEEILSGGVSADALAGLEAEGGGGDDDAEQDALYDEAVAFVTESRRASISAVQRRFKIGYNRAARLVEAMEMAGVVSTMGTNGAREVLAPPPAGD, via the coding sequence TTGACTGCCAAGAAGAAGTCCGCGCCGCACAGCCGTGCGGCGAACGCCAAGGAAACGGCAAGACGCTTCGGCCTTCGGCTGCAGGGGTCGGCGCGGGAAGGCGTCGTGATCCTGTTGCTGGCGGCCTGCGTCTTCCTGTTGCTGGCGCTGTACAGCTTTCGTCCGGAGGATCCGGGCTGGTCGCGCAGCGGCCCGGAGACCGAGGTGGCCAACTGGATGGGGGCCTTCGGGGCCTGGCTGGCCGATGTGCTCTATTCACTGTTCGGCGTCAGTGCCCTGTGGTGGCCCGGCATGCTGGGCTTCGCCGCCTGGTGGCTGATCCGCTCGCGGCAGGTGCACCTGGAGTGGGACGCTACCGCCCTGGCGGTGCGCTGCGGGGGGCTGGTCCTGCTGCTGCTGGGCACCACCACCCTGGGCGCGCTGCATTTCTATCATCCCGAGAGCACCCTGCCCTATGCCGCCGGGGGCATCCTCGGGGAGGGGCTGGTCGGCGCCCTGCTGCCCCTGGTGGGCAGCGGCGGCACCTCGCTGCTGGCACTGGCCGCCATCCTGTGTGGCGTGCCGCTGTTCACGGGACTGTCCTGGCTGACGGTAATGGACGAGCTGGGCCGCCTGGCCCTGCTGGCCTGGCGCTGGGTCGCCGAGCGCTTCGCCTTCCGGCGTGAGACCGAGGCGGAGGCGGTGGAAGAGCCGGCCCCGCGTCGTGAGGCGGCGCCGCAGCCGGCCGAGGAGCCGGCCGGCGAGCCCGACCAGGCGCTGCGTCCCGCCTGGTGGCGGCGACTGCTGCCGGGACGTGCCGAGTCGGTCGTGCCGGCACTGCAGGCCGCCGGCGGCCGTCGCGATCCCGGCTTCGGCGATGACGGCAAGACCGAGATCCCCTGGGACGTGCCCGAGCGCACGCCGTCCGCCAAGCGCCCCGAGGCGGCCTATACCGCCCGCGAGCCGAAGGTGTCGCTGGAGCCTTCCGTGTCCCTGGGCGCGGCGACCGGCGTCTCCCCCTCGCGCGAGACACCCTCGGCCGCGCGTCGCGACACGCCCGAGCCGCTCCGGGCGACTCGCGACGAGCCGGAGCCCGCCGAGGCCCCGTCATCGTCCGCGACCGCGCCCCGGGCCTCGGCCTTCGTGACGCCGAAGGCGCCGCCTTCCGCCGACCCCGCTCCGCGCGAGCCGTCGCTGTCCGCCCGGGACGAGCGACCGAGCCCCGCGCCGACCGGGCCGGACGAGCCCCGCGCCGAGGCGCGCCCGGCGGCCACCGGTGCCGAGGGCAGCGAGTCGGAGCCGACCGACGAAGATGCCGGCGCGCCCCACCCCCCGGGCACGCCGCGTCGGGTGCCCGAGGTCGTGCACGAGCCGATCCTGCCGGATGACGACGACGCGCCCCTGCCGCCCTGGCAGGCCGGTGCCCAGCCGGCCCCCGCGGAGCCGGCGTCGCCGCGCCCGGCCCCGCCCGAGAGGGCCTCGCGGCCCGGCACCCCGCCCCCGGTCGAGGAGCCGCCTGCCGCTGACGACGACGCCGCCCGGCAGGCCACCGCCGAGCAGGCCCGGGAGGCGGCGGACGACGATGATGGCCCCACCCTGTGGACCGTGGAGCACCTGCAGAACCAGCGGCCGGAGATGGAAGCCTTCGCCGACCCCGAGGGCGAGCTGCCCAGCCTGCGACTGCTGACTCCGCCGCAGTCCCATCAGCCCAATTACACCGACCAACAGCTGGCCGAGATGGCCGAGCTGCTGGAGGTGCGGCTGCGCGAGTACGGGGTCAAGGCCGAGGTGGTGGACACCTGGCCGGGGCCGGTGATCACGCGCTTCGAGATCAAGCCGGCGGCCGGGGTGAAGGTCTCCAAGATCAGCAACCTGGCCAAGGACCTGGCGCGCTCGCTGATGGTCAAGAGCGTGCGGGTGGTGGAGGTGATCCCGGGCCGACCCACGGTGGGCATCGAGATCCCCAACCCCCATCGGGCGATGATCCGCCTGCGCGAGGTGATCGATTCCGATCGCTATCAGCATGAGGCCTCGGCGCTGACCCTGGCGCTGGGTCAGGACATCGGCGGCGGTCCGGTGGTGGCCAACCTGGGCAAGATGCCCCACCTGCTGGTGGCGGGCACCACCGGCTCGGGCAAGTCGGTGGGGGTCAACGCCATGCTGATCTCCATGCTGCTCAAGGCCAAGCCCGACGAGGTCCGCATGATCATGGTGGACCCCAAGATGCTGGAGCTGTCGGTCTACGACGGCATCCCGCACCTGCTGGCACCGGTGGTCACCGACATGAAGGAGGCCGCCAACGCCCTGCGCTGGTGCGTGGCCGAGATGGAGCGCCGCTACAAGCTGATGGCCGCCATGGGGGTGCGCAACATCGCCGGCTTCAACGCCAAGCTCGACGAGGCCGACCGGGCCGGCGCCCAGGTCGCCGACCCGCTGTGGGAGCCCCAGCCCTGGGAGATGCACCAGGCGCCGCCGGTGCTCGAGAAGCTGCCCTATATCGTGGTGGTGATCGACGAGTTCGCCGACATGTTCATGATCGTCGGCAAGAAGGTCGAGGAGTTGATCGCGCGACTGGCGCAGAAGGCCCGCGCCGCCGGCATCCACCTGATTCTGGCTACCCAGCGGCCCTCGGTGGACGTGGTCACCGGCCTGATCAAGGCCAACATCCCCACCCGCATGGCCTTCCAGGTCTCCTCGAGGGTCGACTCGCGCACCATCCTCGATCAGGGCGGCGCCGAGAACCTGCTGGGCCACGGCGACATGCTCTACCTGCCGGCGGGATCCGGCATGCCGACCCGCGTGCACGGCGCCTTCGTCGATGACGACGAGGTGCACCGGGTGGTCGAGGACTGGAAGCGTCGCGGCGAGCCGGAGTACATCGAGGAGATCCTCTCCGGCGGCGTCTCCGCCGACGCCCTGGCCGGGCTCGAGGCAGAAGGCGGCGGCGGCGACGACGATGCCGAGCAGGACGCCCTCTACGATGAGGCCGTGGCCTTCGTCACCGAGAGCCGCCGGGCCTCCATCTCGGCGGTCCAGCGCCGCTTCAAGATCGGCTACAACCGGGCCGCCCGTCTGGTCGAGGCGATGGAGATGGCCGGCGTGGTCTCGACGATGGGCACCAACGGGGCCCGCGAGGTCCTGGCGCCGCCGCCGGCCGGCGACTGA
- the aat gene encoding leucyl/phenylalanyl-tRNA--protein transferase codes for MLPWLPERPVRFPPVSTALSDPGGLLAAGGDLSPAWLLAAYRHGIFPWYSEGQPILWWSPDPRMVLFPEEVRVRRSLAKRLRNGGFRVTADSAFEAVVAACAAPRHDQPETWITAEMQAAYARLHHLGAAHSVEVWQEGRLVGGLYGIALGPVFFGESMFSRVSDASKVALVALARSMAAEGGRLIDCQMHTAHLASLGARDIAREEFIGYLEQWLSEMPETARVEEACTLLAPAWSFARLDAAR; via the coding sequence ATGCTGCCCTGGCTCCCCGAGCGCCCCGTCCGCTTCCCCCCGGTGTCCACCGCCCTCTCCGACCCGGGCGGGTTGCTGGCCGCCGGCGGCGACCTGAGCCCGGCCTGGCTGCTCGCCGCCTACCGTCACGGCATCTTCCCCTGGTACAGCGAGGGGCAGCCGATCCTGTGGTGGAGCCCGGACCCGCGCATGGTGCTCTTCCCCGAGGAGGTGCGGGTGCGCCGCAGCCTCGCCAAGCGCCTGCGTAACGGGGGCTTCCGGGTGACCGCCGACAGCGCCTTCGAGGCCGTGGTCGCGGCCTGCGCGGCACCCCGTCACGACCAGCCCGAGACCTGGATCACCGCCGAGATGCAGGCCGCCTATGCCCGGCTGCACCACCTCGGTGCGGCCCACTCGGTGGAGGTATGGCAGGAGGGGCGCCTGGTCGGCGGCCTCTACGGCATCGCGCTGGGACCGGTATTCTTCGGCGAGTCGATGTTCTCCCGGGTGTCGGACGCCTCCAAGGTCGCCCTGGTGGCCCTGGCACGCAGCATGGCCGCCGAGGGCGGCCGGCTGATCGACTGCCAGATGCACACCGCCCACCTGGCCAGCCTGGGGGCCCGGGACATCGCCCGGGAAGAGTTCATCGGCTATCTTGAACAGTGGCTGAGCGAGATGCCGGAGACCGCCCGGGTCGAGGAGGCCTGCACCCTCCTGGCGCCGGCCTGGTCGTTCGCGAGACTCGACGCCGCACGATGA
- a CDS encoding arginyltransferase yields MSSNTPRQPIRDLRFFLTVPHTCSYLAGREATTLFLDPQESPGGGVYDALALLGFRRSGRHLYRPHCEGCSACISVRIPVADFASNRTQRKLVRRNADLELRVRPALFDAEHYALYARYIRTRHSDGDMYPPSHEQYRTFLTLDQDYARLLELRLEGRLLAVSAFDQLEHGLSAIYTFFDPDEPFERRSLGTFAVLSLVERARQLGLPHVYLGYWIRECRKMAYKQAFQPLEMLEGRHWRRLIPT; encoded by the coding sequence TTGAGCAGCAACACTCCCCGGCAGCCGATACGCGACCTGCGGTTCTTCCTGACCGTGCCGCACACCTGCAGCTACCTGGCGGGACGCGAGGCGACGACCCTGTTTCTCGACCCCCAGGAGTCGCCGGGCGGGGGCGTCTACGATGCCCTCGCCCTGCTGGGCTTCCGCCGCAGTGGCCGGCACCTCTACCGCCCCCACTGCGAGGGCTGCAGTGCCTGCATTTCCGTGCGCATCCCGGTGGCCGACTTCGCCTCCAACCGCACCCAGCGCAAGCTGGTCCGTCGCAATGCCGACCTCGAGCTGCGGGTGCGTCCCGCCCTCTTCGATGCCGAACACTATGCCCTCTATGCGCGGTACATCCGTACCCGGCACAGCGACGGCGACATGTATCCGCCGAGCCATGAGCAGTACCGCACTTTCCTGACCCTGGACCAGGACTATGCGCGCCTGCTGGAGCTGCGCCTCGAGGGCCGCCTGCTGGCCGTCTCGGCCTTCGACCAGCTGGAGCACGGCCTCTCGGCCATCTACACCTTCTTCGACCCTGACGAGCCCTTCGAGCGCCGCTCGCTGGGCACCTTCGCCGTGCTCAGCCTGGTCGAGCGCGCCCGGCAGCTGGGCCTGCCCCATGTCTATCTGGGCTACTGGATCCGCGAGTGCCGCAAGATGGCCTACAAGCAGGCCTTCCAGCCCCTGGAAATGCTCGAGGGACGCCATTGGCGACGCCTGATCCCCACCTGA
- the infA gene encoding translation initiation factor IF-1, translated as MAREDHIEMEGVVVDTLPNTMFRVELENGHVVTAHISGKMRKNYIRILTGDKVKVELTPYDLSKGRIVYRSR; from the coding sequence ATGGCACGCGAAGACCATATCGAAATGGAAGGCGTCGTCGTCGACACGCTGCCCAACACCATGTTCCGGGTCGAACTCGAGAACGGCCACGTGGTGACCGCCCACATCTCGGGCAAGATGCGCAAGAACTACATCCGGATCCTCACCGGTGACAAGGTCAAGGTCGAGCTGACTCCCTATGACCTGTCCAAGGGTCGCATCGTCTACCGCTCCCGCTGA
- the clpA gene encoding ATP-dependent Clp protease ATP-binding subunit ClpA — MLSKELELTLNTAFTVARSKRHEFMTVEHLLLALLDNASAADVLRACGANLDKLRSDLQDFINSTTPLIPEDQGDRETQPTLGFQRVLQRAVFHVQSSGKSEVTGANVLVAIFSEQESQAVYFLKQQNVARVDAVNYIAHGISKVSGHGQSPSSPSPEAEDAEEAGGEPGGNPLTGYATNLNEQARMGKIDPLIGRDHELERVVQILARRRKNNPLLVGEAGVGKTAIAEGLAKRVVEEDVPEVIGDAVVYSLDMGALLAGTKYRGDFEKRLKSLLAELRKQPNAILFIDEIHTVIGAGAASGGVMDASNLLKPLLSSGELRCIGSTTFHEFRGIFEKDRALARRFQKVDVMAPSVEDTIRILKGLRSRFEEHHRLKYTDAALESASRLADRYINDRHLPDKAIDVIDEAGAHQRLLPPEVRVDTIDVDQVEAVVASIARIPPKSVSSSDRKLLANIDRDLKMLVFGQDEAIDSLAAAIKLSRAGLKSPDKPVGSFLFAGPTGVGKTEVARQLAHIMGIDLVRFDMSEYMERHTVSRLIGAPPGYVGYDQGGLLTEAITKQPHCVLLLDEVEKAHPEVFNLLLQVMDHGRLTDNNGREADFRHVILIMTSNAGVEQATRRSIGFQTQDHSTDAMEVIRKTFSPEFRNRLDGIIQFHALPTEVVRNVVDKFLIELQAQLDEKRVQLDVDEAARDWLAEKGYDPDMGARPMARLIQEKLKKPLAELILFGELAEHGGVVHVSVEDGELHLASESELADAP, encoded by the coding sequence ATGCTGAGCAAAGAACTTGAACTGACCCTGAACACGGCCTTCACCGTGGCGCGTTCGAAGCGTCACGAGTTCATGACCGTGGAGCACCTGCTGCTGGCGCTGCTCGACAATGCCTCGGCGGCCGACGTGCTGCGTGCCTGTGGGGCCAACCTCGACAAGCTGCGGTCCGACCTGCAGGATTTCATCAATTCCACCACGCCGCTGATTCCCGAGGACCAGGGCGACCGCGAGACCCAGCCGACCCTGGGCTTCCAGCGCGTGTTGCAGCGTGCCGTCTTCCACGTGCAGTCCTCCGGCAAGAGCGAGGTCACCGGGGCCAACGTGCTGGTGGCGATCTTCTCCGAGCAGGAGAGCCAGGCCGTCTACTTCCTCAAGCAGCAGAACGTGGCCCGGGTGGACGCCGTCAACTACATCGCCCACGGCATCTCCAAGGTGTCCGGTCATGGCCAGAGCCCCAGTTCCCCGTCTCCCGAGGCGGAGGATGCCGAGGAGGCGGGCGGCGAGCCCGGTGGCAATCCGCTCACCGGCTACGCCACCAACCTCAACGAGCAGGCGCGGATGGGCAAGATCGATCCGCTGATCGGGCGTGACCACGAGCTCGAGCGGGTGGTGCAGATCCTCGCCCGGCGGCGCAAGAACAACCCCCTGCTGGTCGGCGAGGCCGGCGTCGGCAAGACCGCCATCGCCGAGGGGCTGGCCAAGCGCGTCGTCGAGGAGGACGTGCCCGAGGTGATCGGCGACGCCGTCGTCTACTCGCTGGACATGGGCGCGCTGCTGGCCGGCACCAAGTACCGCGGTGACTTCGAGAAGCGTCTCAAGAGCCTGCTGGCCGAACTGCGCAAGCAGCCCAATGCCATCCTGTTCATCGACGAGATCCACACGGTGATCGGCGCCGGGGCGGCCTCCGGCGGGGTGATGGACGCCTCCAACCTGCTCAAGCCGCTGCTGTCCTCCGGCGAACTGCGCTGCATCGGTTCCACCACCTTCCACGAGTTCCGCGGCATCTTCGAGAAGGACCGGGCGCTCGCCCGTCGCTTCCAGAAGGTCGATGTCATGGCGCCCTCGGTGGAGGACACCATCCGCATCCTCAAGGGGCTGCGCTCGCGCTTCGAGGAGCACCACCGCCTCAAGTACACCGATGCGGCCCTCGAGAGCGCCTCGCGGCTGGCGGATCGCTATATCAATGACCGCCACCTGCCCGACAAGGCCATCGACGTGATCGACGAGGCCGGGGCCCACCAGCGGCTGCTGCCGCCGGAGGTGCGGGTCGACACCATCGACGTCGACCAGGTCGAGGCGGTGGTCGCCTCCATCGCGCGGATCCCGCCGAAGAGCGTGTCCAGCTCCGATCGCAAGCTGCTGGCCAACATCGACCGCGACCTCAAGATGCTGGTGTTCGGCCAGGACGAGGCCATCGACAGCCTGGCGGCGGCCATCAAGCTGTCCCGGGCGGGCCTCAAGTCGCCGGACAAGCCGGTGGGCAGCTTCCTGTTCGCCGGTCCTACCGGGGTCGGCAAGACCGAGGTCGCCCGCCAGCTGGCCCATATCATGGGCATCGACCTGGTGCGCTTCGACATGTCCGAGTACATGGAACGCCACACCGTGTCGCGGCTGATCGGGGCCCCGCCGGGCTACGTCGGCTACGATCAGGGCGGCCTGCTGACCGAGGCGATCACCAAGCAGCCCCACTGCGTGCTGCTGCTCGACGAGGTCGAGAAGGCCCATCCGGAGGTCTTCAACCTGCTGCTGCAGGTGATGGACCATGGTCGCCTGACCGACAACAACGGCCGGGAGGCGGATTTCCGTCACGTGATCCTGATCATGACCTCCAATGCCGGGGTCGAGCAGGCCACGCGGCGGTCCATCGGCTTCCAGACCCAGGATCACTCCACCGATGCCATGGAGGTCATCCGCAAGACCTTCTCGCCGGAGTTCCGCAATCGCCTGGACGGCATCATCCAGTTCCATGCCCTGCCCACCGAGGTGGTGCGCAACGTGGTCGACAAGTTCCTGATCGAGCTCCAGGCGCAGTTGGACGAGAAGCGCGTGCAGCTCGACGTGGACGAGGCCGCCCGGGACTGGCTGGCCGAGAAGGGCTACGATCCGGACATGGGGGCCAGGCCCATGGCGCGGCTGATCCAGGAGAAGCTCAAGAAGCCGCTGGCCGAGCTGATCCTCTTCGGCGAGTTGGCCGAGCATGGCGGGGTGGTGCACGTCAGCGTCGAGGACGGCGAGCTGCACCTGGCCTCGGAGTCGGAGCTGGCCGACGCGCCCTGA
- the clpS gene encoding ATP-dependent Clp protease adapter ClpS has protein sequence MVDRLAVPRAGMTRPSGPEEEGDDDLAVQASEPELAQPPMYKVVLHNDDFTPMEFVVEVLQSFFNMDNETAVQVMLAVHTQGKATCGVFTRDIAETKSHQVNQYARECQHPLLCDIEATD, from the coding sequence ATGGTGGACCGTCTCGCTGTGCCCCGAGCCGGGATGACGCGTCCCTCGGGGCCTGAGGAGGAAGGCGACGACGACCTGGCGGTCCAGGCGTCGGAGCCGGAGCTGGCGCAGCCGCCGATGTACAAGGTGGTGCTGCACAACGATGACTTCACGCCCATGGAGTTCGTCGTGGAGGTCCTGCAGAGCTTCTTCAACATGGACAACGAGACCGCGGTGCAGGTGATGCTGGCCGTGCATACCCAGGGCAAGGCCACCTGTGGCGTCTTCACCCGCGACATCGCGGAAACCAAGAGCCATCAAGTCAATCAATATGCGCGAGAGTGCCAGCATCCGTTGCTGTGCGACATCGAGGCAACGGATTGA
- the icd gene encoding NADP-dependent isocitrate dehydrogenase has product MGFQKIVVPEGGTKITVNTDNTLNVPNEPIIPFIEGDGIGIDVTPAMKIAIDAAVQKAYNGERRIHWMEVYAGEKATQVYDADTWLPEETLEAVKDYVVSIKGPLTTPVGGGIRSLNVALRQKLDLYVCQRPVRWFEGVPSPVKKPGDVDMVIFRENSEDIYAGVEWKAGTPEADKVIKFLREEMGVTNIRFPEMCGIGVKPVSEEGTKRLVRQAIQYAVDNDRASVTLVHKGNIMKFTEGAFKDWGYEIAKDEFGAELLDGGPWMTFKNPRTGKDIVVKDVIADAMLQQILLRPAEYDVIATLNLNGDYISDALAAEVGGIGIAPGANLSDAVAMFEATHGTAPKYAGQDKVNPGSLILSAEMMLRHMGWVEAADLVLKGMEKAISKGEVTYDFHRQMENATLFKCSEFGQAVADNM; this is encoded by the coding sequence GACGGTATCGGGATCGACGTGACGCCGGCCATGAAGATCGCCATCGATGCCGCCGTGCAGAAGGCCTACAACGGCGAGCGCAGGATCCACTGGATGGAGGTCTACGCCGGCGAGAAGGCCACCCAGGTCTACGACGCCGACACCTGGCTGCCGGAAGAGACCCTCGAAGCGGTCAAGGACTACGTGGTCTCCATCAAGGGCCCGCTGACCACCCCGGTGGGCGGTGGCATCCGCTCCCTGAACGTCGCCCTGCGCCAGAAGCTCGACCTCTACGTGTGCCAGCGCCCGGTGCGCTGGTTCGAGGGCGTGCCGAGCCCGGTGAAGAAGCCCGGTGACGTGGACATGGTGATCTTCCGCGAGAACTCCGAGGACATCTATGCCGGCGTCGAGTGGAAGGCCGGTACCCCGGAAGCCGACAAGGTGATCAAGTTCCTGCGCGAGGAAATGGGCGTCACCAACATCCGCTTCCCCGAGATGTGCGGCATCGGCGTCAAGCCGGTTTCCGAGGAAGGCACCAAGCGCCTGGTGCGTCAGGCCATCCAGTACGCGGTGGACAACGACCGCGCCTCGGTGACCCTGGTGCACAAGGGCAACATCATGAAGTTCACCGAGGGGGCCTTCAAGGACTGGGGCTACGAGATCGCCAAGGACGAGTTCGGCGCCGAGCTGCTCGACGGCGGCCCCTGGATGACCTTCAAGAACCCCAGGACCGGCAAGGACATCGTGGTCAAGGACGTGATCGCCGACGCCATGCTGCAGCAGATCCTGCTGCGTCCGGCCGAGTACGACGTCATCGCCACCCTGAACCTCAACGGCGACTACATCTCCGACGCCCTGGCCGCGGAAGTCGGCGGCATCGGCATCGCGCCGGGTGCCAACCTGTCCGACGCCGTGGCCATGTTCGAGGCGACCCACGGCACCGCGCCCAAGTACGCCGGTCAGGACAAGGTCAACCCGGGATCGCTGATCCTCTCCGCCGAGATGATGCTGCGCCACATGGGCTGGGTCGAGGCCGCCGACCTGGTGCTCAAGGGCATGGAGAAGGCCATCTCCAAGGGCGAGGTCACCTATGACTTCCATCGCCAGATGGAAAACGCCACCCTGTTCAAGTGCTCCGAGTTCGGCCAGGCCGTCGCCGATAACATGTAA